From Nicotiana tabacum cultivar K326 chromosome 22, ASM71507v2, whole genome shotgun sequence, one genomic window encodes:
- the LOC107817758 gene encoding cellulose synthase A catalytic subunit 4 [UDP-forming]-like isoform X2 yields the protein MAGSHSRSELHVFHTGDDRPQPAETRDQSEARMSSLKKICKICGDEIGVKENGDAFVACSECGFPVCRPCYEYERSEGNQSCPHCHSRYKRHKGCPRVAGDDEDDFDHDDFDQEFQIKNHHTSPNHHHSENGDYNQQHHNANGAAYNQSVTGSVAGKDLEDEQKETYGDAEWKERVEKWKNRQEKRGLVSKLGDGGNDQADEDDDYLLAEARQPLWRKVPLPSSLISPYRIVIVLRLVILGFFFHFRILTPANDAYPLWIISVICEIWFGLSWILDQFPKWSPINRETYLDRLALRFEREGEPNRLAPVDVFVSTVDPLKEPPIITANTVLSILAVDYPVEKVSCYVSDDGASMLLFDALAETAEFARRWVPFCKKYNVEPRAPDFYFNEKIDYLKDKVQPTFVKDRRAMKREYEEFKVRINALVAKAQKKPEEGWVMQDGTPWPGNNTRDHPGMIQVYLGSEGALDVEGKELPRLVYVSREKRPGYQHNKKAGAMNALVRVSAVLTNAPFMLNLDCDHYLNNSKAVREAMCFLMDPQIGKKLCYVQFPQRFDGIDRHDRYANRNVVFFDINMKGLDGIQGPVYVGTGCVFNRPALYGYDPPVSEKRPKMTCDCWPSWCCCCCGGSRKPKSRSKKKSIKSLLGLYSKKKRTMNGKNYTRKPSGPVFDLEEIEEGLEGYDELEKSSLMSQKNFEKRFGQSPVFIASTLMEDGGLPEGTNPTTLIKEAIHVISCGYEEKTEWGKEIGWIYGSVTEDILTGFKMHCRGWRSVYCCPKRAAFKGSAPINLSDRLHQVLRWALGSVEIFMSRHCPLWYAWGGKLKLLERLAYINTIVYPFTSIALLAYCTLPAVCLLTGKFIVPTLNNFASIWFMALFLSIIVTSVLELRWSGVSIEAWWRNEQFWVIGGVSAHLFAVFQGLLKVLAGVDTNFTVTAKAAEDTEFGELYLFKWTTLLIPPTTLIILNMVGVVAGVSDAINNGYGSWGPLFGKLFFAFWVIVHLYPFLKGLMGRQNRTPTIVVLWSILLASIFSLVWVRIDPFLPKQKGPILKQCGVEC from the exons ATGGCTGGTTCTCATTCTCGCAGTGAACTTCATGTTTTCCACACTGGGGatgat CGACCTCAGCCAGCAGAAACCAGAGATCAGTCAGAAGCTCGGATGTCTTCTTTGAAGAAAATATGCAAGATTTGTGGAGACGAGATTGGAGTGAAGGAAAACGGGGACGCGTTTGTTGCTTGTAGTGAGTGTGGATTCCCAGTTTGCAGGCCATGTTATGAGTATGAGAGGAGTGAAGGCAATCAGTCTTGCCCTCACTGTCATTCTCGCTATAAGCGTCATAAAG GTTGTCCTAGAGTTGCAGGTGATGATGAAGATGACTTTGATCATGATGATTTTGACCAAGAATTTCAGATCAAGAATCATCATACTTCTCCCAACCACCACCACTCG GAGAATGGAGACTATAATCAACAGCATCACAACGCAAATGGCGCTGCTTATAATCAATCCGTTACTGGAAGCG TGGCAGGCAAAGATTTGGAAGATGAGCAGAAAGAAACTTATGGTGACGCAGAATGGAAGGAAAGAGTTGAGAAATGGAAGAACAGGCAAGAAAAGAGAGGTCTAGTAAGCAAATTGGGTGATGGTGGAAATGATCAAGCTGATGAAGATGATGACTATCT TTTGGCTGAAGCTCGGCAACCACTCTGGCGAAAAGTTCCACTTCCATCAAGCCTAATTAGTCCATATCGCATAGTCATTGTACTCAGGCTTGTAATTCTTGGATTCTTCTTCCATTTCCGGATCTTAACGCCAGCCAATGATGCTTATCCATTATGGATTATCTCTGTAATATGTGAAATATGGTTTGGTCTATCATGGATACTTGATCAGTTCCCCAAATGGTCACCCATAAACCGTGAAACTTACCTTGATCGCTTGGCATTGAGGTTTGAGCGTGAAGGCGAGCCGAATCGTTTAGCTCCAGTGGATGTGTTTGTGAGCACAGTTGATCCCCTTAAGGAGCCTCCTATTATCACTGCAAACACAGTTTTGTCGATCTTGGCTGTTGATTACCCTGTTGAGAAGGTCAGCTGTTATGTATCAGATGATGGTGCATCAATGCTGCTGTTTGATGCATTAGCAGAAACGGCGGAATTCGCAAGGAGATGGGTGCCATTTTGTAAGAAATATAACGTAGAGCCTCGAGCACCTGATTTCTACTTCAATGAAAAGATTGATTACTTGAAAGATAAAGTTCAGCCTACCTTCGTCAAGGACCGCAGAGCCATGAAG AGAGAATATGAAGAATTCAAGGTAAGAATTAATGCATTAGTGGCAAAGGCTCAGAAAAAACCAGAAGAAGGATGGGTAATGCAAGACGGAACTCCATGGCCTGGTAACAATACCAGAGACCATCCTGGTATGATTCAAGTTTATCTTGGTAGTGAAGGTGCACTTGACGTTGAAGGAAAAGAGCTACCGCGCCTTGTCTATGTTTCCCGTGAGAAACGACCAGGCTATCAACACAACAAGAAAGCTGGTGCCATGAATGCTTTG GTTCGAGTCTCTGCAGTGCTGACGAATGCACCATTTATGTTGAACTTGGATTGTGATCACTACCTTAACAACAGCAAGGCAGTTAGAGAAGCCATGTGCTTTTTAATGGACCCACAAATTGGAAAGAAGCTCTGTTATGTCCAATTTCCCCAGAGATTTGATGGTATTGATCGCCATGATCGATATGCCAACCGTAATGTTGTCTTCTTTGAT ATCAACATGAAAGGCCTGGATGGCATTCAAGGGCCAGTATATGTTGGAACAGGTTGTGTTTTCAACAGGCCGGCATTATACGGCTATGATCCACCTGTTTCAGAGAAGCGGCCAAAGATGACATGTGATTGCTGGCCTAGTTGGTGCTGCTGCTGTTGTGGTGGTTCAAGAAAGCCCAAGTCCAGGTCCAAGAAGAAGAGCATCAAGTCCTTACTTGGGCTATATAGCAAGAAAAAGAGAACAATGAATGGAAAGAACTACACTAGGAAGCCATCTGGACCTGTCTTTGATCTTGAGGAAATTGAAGAAGGACTTGAAGGATATGATGAGCTTGAGAAATCATCTCTTATGTCCCAAAAGAACTTTGAGAAACGATTTGGGCAGTCCCCAGTTTTCATAGCTTCCACACTCATGGAAGATGGTGGGCTTCCTGAAGGGACAAATCCAACAACACTCATAAAAGAAGCCATTCATGTTATTAGCTGTGGGTATGAAGAGAAAACTGAGTGGGGCAAAGAG ATTGGGTGGATTTATGGTTCTGTCACAGAGGACATTTTGACTGGATTCAAGATGCACTGCAGAGGATGGAGATCAGTTTATTGCTGTCCAAAAAGAGCAGCTTTTAAGGGATCAGCTCCCATCAATCTATCAGATAGATTGCACCAAGTCCTGAGATGGGCTCTTGGTTCTGTCGAAATCTTCATGAGTCGTCATTGTCCCCTTTGGTATGCCTGGGGTGGTAAACTCAAATTGTTGGAAAGGCTAGCTTACATTAACACCATTGTTTACCCTTTCACTTCCATTGCTCTTCTAGCTTACTGCACCCTTCCAGCTGTATGCCTTCTCACTGGAAAATTTATCGTCCCAACA CTTAATAACTTTGCAAGCATTTGGTTCATGGCTCTCTTCCTCTCCATCATAGTCACAAGCGTACTCGAGCTGCGATGGAGTGGAGTAAGCATTGAGGCCTGGTGGCGTAACGAGCAATTTTGGGTCATTGGAGGTGTTTCAGCACATTTGTTTGCAGTTTTCCAAGGCCTTCTTAAAGTTCTTGCTGGTGTAGACACAAATTTCACCGTAACAGCAAAAGCAGCTGAGGACACTGAGTTTGGGGAGCTTTACCTCTTCAAATGGACCACACTCCTCATCCCACCAACCACTCTGATCATCTTGAATATGGTTGGTGTTGTGGCTGGTGTTTCAGATGCCATCAACAATGGTTATGGTTCATGGGGTCCTCTCTTCGGAAAGTTATTCTTCGCCTTTTGGGTTATTGTCCATCTCTATCCTTTCCTAAAGGGATTGATGGGCAGGCAGAATAGGACTCCCACCATTGTGGTCCTATGGTCAATTCTTCTTGCTTCAATCTTCTCACTGGTTTGGGTCAGAATAGACCCTTTCCTACCAAAACAGAAGGGCCCTATACTCAAGCAGTGTGGAGTGGAATGCTAA
- the LOC107817758 gene encoding cellulose synthase A catalytic subunit 4 [UDP-forming]-like isoform X1, producing MAGSHSRSELHVFHTGDDQRPQPAETRDQSEARMSSLKKICKICGDEIGVKENGDAFVACSECGFPVCRPCYEYERSEGNQSCPHCHSRYKRHKGCPRVAGDDEDDFDHDDFDQEFQIKNHHTSPNHHHSENGDYNQQHHNANGAAYNQSVTGSVAGKDLEDEQKETYGDAEWKERVEKWKNRQEKRGLVSKLGDGGNDQADEDDDYLLAEARQPLWRKVPLPSSLISPYRIVIVLRLVILGFFFHFRILTPANDAYPLWIISVICEIWFGLSWILDQFPKWSPINRETYLDRLALRFEREGEPNRLAPVDVFVSTVDPLKEPPIITANTVLSILAVDYPVEKVSCYVSDDGASMLLFDALAETAEFARRWVPFCKKYNVEPRAPDFYFNEKIDYLKDKVQPTFVKDRRAMKREYEEFKVRINALVAKAQKKPEEGWVMQDGTPWPGNNTRDHPGMIQVYLGSEGALDVEGKELPRLVYVSREKRPGYQHNKKAGAMNALVRVSAVLTNAPFMLNLDCDHYLNNSKAVREAMCFLMDPQIGKKLCYVQFPQRFDGIDRHDRYANRNVVFFDINMKGLDGIQGPVYVGTGCVFNRPALYGYDPPVSEKRPKMTCDCWPSWCCCCCGGSRKPKSRSKKKSIKSLLGLYSKKKRTMNGKNYTRKPSGPVFDLEEIEEGLEGYDELEKSSLMSQKNFEKRFGQSPVFIASTLMEDGGLPEGTNPTTLIKEAIHVISCGYEEKTEWGKEIGWIYGSVTEDILTGFKMHCRGWRSVYCCPKRAAFKGSAPINLSDRLHQVLRWALGSVEIFMSRHCPLWYAWGGKLKLLERLAYINTIVYPFTSIALLAYCTLPAVCLLTGKFIVPTLNNFASIWFMALFLSIIVTSVLELRWSGVSIEAWWRNEQFWVIGGVSAHLFAVFQGLLKVLAGVDTNFTVTAKAAEDTEFGELYLFKWTTLLIPPTTLIILNMVGVVAGVSDAINNGYGSWGPLFGKLFFAFWVIVHLYPFLKGLMGRQNRTPTIVVLWSILLASIFSLVWVRIDPFLPKQKGPILKQCGVEC from the exons ATGGCTGGTTCTCATTCTCGCAGTGAACTTCATGTTTTCCACACTGGGGatgat CAGCGACCTCAGCCAGCAGAAACCAGAGATCAGTCAGAAGCTCGGATGTCTTCTTTGAAGAAAATATGCAAGATTTGTGGAGACGAGATTGGAGTGAAGGAAAACGGGGACGCGTTTGTTGCTTGTAGTGAGTGTGGATTCCCAGTTTGCAGGCCATGTTATGAGTATGAGAGGAGTGAAGGCAATCAGTCTTGCCCTCACTGTCATTCTCGCTATAAGCGTCATAAAG GTTGTCCTAGAGTTGCAGGTGATGATGAAGATGACTTTGATCATGATGATTTTGACCAAGAATTTCAGATCAAGAATCATCATACTTCTCCCAACCACCACCACTCG GAGAATGGAGACTATAATCAACAGCATCACAACGCAAATGGCGCTGCTTATAATCAATCCGTTACTGGAAGCG TGGCAGGCAAAGATTTGGAAGATGAGCAGAAAGAAACTTATGGTGACGCAGAATGGAAGGAAAGAGTTGAGAAATGGAAGAACAGGCAAGAAAAGAGAGGTCTAGTAAGCAAATTGGGTGATGGTGGAAATGATCAAGCTGATGAAGATGATGACTATCT TTTGGCTGAAGCTCGGCAACCACTCTGGCGAAAAGTTCCACTTCCATCAAGCCTAATTAGTCCATATCGCATAGTCATTGTACTCAGGCTTGTAATTCTTGGATTCTTCTTCCATTTCCGGATCTTAACGCCAGCCAATGATGCTTATCCATTATGGATTATCTCTGTAATATGTGAAATATGGTTTGGTCTATCATGGATACTTGATCAGTTCCCCAAATGGTCACCCATAAACCGTGAAACTTACCTTGATCGCTTGGCATTGAGGTTTGAGCGTGAAGGCGAGCCGAATCGTTTAGCTCCAGTGGATGTGTTTGTGAGCACAGTTGATCCCCTTAAGGAGCCTCCTATTATCACTGCAAACACAGTTTTGTCGATCTTGGCTGTTGATTACCCTGTTGAGAAGGTCAGCTGTTATGTATCAGATGATGGTGCATCAATGCTGCTGTTTGATGCATTAGCAGAAACGGCGGAATTCGCAAGGAGATGGGTGCCATTTTGTAAGAAATATAACGTAGAGCCTCGAGCACCTGATTTCTACTTCAATGAAAAGATTGATTACTTGAAAGATAAAGTTCAGCCTACCTTCGTCAAGGACCGCAGAGCCATGAAG AGAGAATATGAAGAATTCAAGGTAAGAATTAATGCATTAGTGGCAAAGGCTCAGAAAAAACCAGAAGAAGGATGGGTAATGCAAGACGGAACTCCATGGCCTGGTAACAATACCAGAGACCATCCTGGTATGATTCAAGTTTATCTTGGTAGTGAAGGTGCACTTGACGTTGAAGGAAAAGAGCTACCGCGCCTTGTCTATGTTTCCCGTGAGAAACGACCAGGCTATCAACACAACAAGAAAGCTGGTGCCATGAATGCTTTG GTTCGAGTCTCTGCAGTGCTGACGAATGCACCATTTATGTTGAACTTGGATTGTGATCACTACCTTAACAACAGCAAGGCAGTTAGAGAAGCCATGTGCTTTTTAATGGACCCACAAATTGGAAAGAAGCTCTGTTATGTCCAATTTCCCCAGAGATTTGATGGTATTGATCGCCATGATCGATATGCCAACCGTAATGTTGTCTTCTTTGAT ATCAACATGAAAGGCCTGGATGGCATTCAAGGGCCAGTATATGTTGGAACAGGTTGTGTTTTCAACAGGCCGGCATTATACGGCTATGATCCACCTGTTTCAGAGAAGCGGCCAAAGATGACATGTGATTGCTGGCCTAGTTGGTGCTGCTGCTGTTGTGGTGGTTCAAGAAAGCCCAAGTCCAGGTCCAAGAAGAAGAGCATCAAGTCCTTACTTGGGCTATATAGCAAGAAAAAGAGAACAATGAATGGAAAGAACTACACTAGGAAGCCATCTGGACCTGTCTTTGATCTTGAGGAAATTGAAGAAGGACTTGAAGGATATGATGAGCTTGAGAAATCATCTCTTATGTCCCAAAAGAACTTTGAGAAACGATTTGGGCAGTCCCCAGTTTTCATAGCTTCCACACTCATGGAAGATGGTGGGCTTCCTGAAGGGACAAATCCAACAACACTCATAAAAGAAGCCATTCATGTTATTAGCTGTGGGTATGAAGAGAAAACTGAGTGGGGCAAAGAG ATTGGGTGGATTTATGGTTCTGTCACAGAGGACATTTTGACTGGATTCAAGATGCACTGCAGAGGATGGAGATCAGTTTATTGCTGTCCAAAAAGAGCAGCTTTTAAGGGATCAGCTCCCATCAATCTATCAGATAGATTGCACCAAGTCCTGAGATGGGCTCTTGGTTCTGTCGAAATCTTCATGAGTCGTCATTGTCCCCTTTGGTATGCCTGGGGTGGTAAACTCAAATTGTTGGAAAGGCTAGCTTACATTAACACCATTGTTTACCCTTTCACTTCCATTGCTCTTCTAGCTTACTGCACCCTTCCAGCTGTATGCCTTCTCACTGGAAAATTTATCGTCCCAACA CTTAATAACTTTGCAAGCATTTGGTTCATGGCTCTCTTCCTCTCCATCATAGTCACAAGCGTACTCGAGCTGCGATGGAGTGGAGTAAGCATTGAGGCCTGGTGGCGTAACGAGCAATTTTGGGTCATTGGAGGTGTTTCAGCACATTTGTTTGCAGTTTTCCAAGGCCTTCTTAAAGTTCTTGCTGGTGTAGACACAAATTTCACCGTAACAGCAAAAGCAGCTGAGGACACTGAGTTTGGGGAGCTTTACCTCTTCAAATGGACCACACTCCTCATCCCACCAACCACTCTGATCATCTTGAATATGGTTGGTGTTGTGGCTGGTGTTTCAGATGCCATCAACAATGGTTATGGTTCATGGGGTCCTCTCTTCGGAAAGTTATTCTTCGCCTTTTGGGTTATTGTCCATCTCTATCCTTTCCTAAAGGGATTGATGGGCAGGCAGAATAGGACTCCCACCATTGTGGTCCTATGGTCAATTCTTCTTGCTTCAATCTTCTCACTGGTTTGGGTCAGAATAGACCCTTTCCTACCAAAACAGAAGGGCCCTATACTCAAGCAGTGTGGAGTGGAATGCTAA
- the LOC107817759 gene encoding protein PHOSPHATE STARVATION RESPONSE 1 → MEARPAVSVQSVVASQLSNCGASGALSSSFPMLPTVLGEKYPLLPDLQQASTEKELKQHPGTFVSHLPSNSGAVGLMFSSSSGFSADLHFSSVPPQESHSGPAPFISQSTNSETSILLPHSGVLQSTASSQYLNENNEPWCIDPLPDFLDYSMNTPVQNSQLACSNKQSDWQEWADLVINEEDALTSNWNEIMADTSLAETEMQDQEEKQHSNFPMQQVQTSQQIPAVAVENSAIAPASSPASGAATKQRMRWTPELHEAFVEAVNKLGGSERATPKGVLKLMKVEGLTIYHVKSHLQKYRTARYKPEASEESSEKKHSSIDDLSSLDLKTGIEITEALRLQMEVQKRLHEQLEIQRNLQLRIEEQGRYLQEMFEKQCKSMPGVDLAKGSSSTADDAFAQLSDAVQSSSCKNDPGVSQVDISKEVDEKQKKREKEVGEPETNITSTFDSPPSKRSKLDE, encoded by the exons ATGGAAGCACGTCCCGCCGTGTCTGTTCAAAGTGTGGTTGCAAGTCAACTCAGTAATTGTGGTGCATCAGGGgcactttcttcttctttccctaTGCTTCCAACAGTCCTAGGAGAGAAGTATCCTTTGTTGCCAGACTTGCAGCAGGCTTCGACGGAAAAGGAACTCAAGCAACATCCTGGAACTTTTGTTTCTCATTTGCCTTCCAACAGTGGGGCTGTTGGTCTTATGTTTTCATCATCATCAGGATTCTCGGCGGATCTTCATTTCTCATCTGTTCCACCCCAAGAAAGTCACTCAGGACCTGCACCTTTCATTTCTCAGTCAACAAATAGTGAGACATCAATCCTATTACCTCATTCTGGAGTTCTTCAATCCACAGCATCTAGCCAATATTTGAACGAAAACAATGAACCCTGGTGTATAGATCCATTGCCTGATTTCCTTGACTATTCGATGAATACTCCTGTCCAGAATAGTCAGCTAGCTTGTAGCAATAAACAAAGTGATTGGCAGGAATGGGCGGACCTCGTAATCAATGAGGAAGATGCTCTGACTTCTAATTGGAACGAGATCATGGCTGATACAAGCCTTGCCGAGACAGAG ATGCAAGATCAGGAGGAAAAACAACATTCAAATTTCCCAATGCAGCAAGTCCAAACATCACAGCAAATCCCAGCTGTGGCTGTAGAAAATTCAGCTATTGCTCCTGCATCATCCCCTGCAAGTGGTGCTGCAACAAAGCAACGCATGCGTTGGACACCAGAACTTCATGAAGCCTTTGTGGAAGCAGTCAACAAGCTTGGTGGAAGTGAAA GAGCTACTCCCAAAGGTGTGCTAAAATTGatgaaagttgaaggtttgaccATCTATCATGTAAAAAGCCACTTGCAG AAATATCGAACAGCTAGATATAAACCAGAAGCATCAGAGG AGTCTTCAGAGAAGAAACATTCTTCAATTGATGATTTGTCATCTCTGGACTTAAAAAC GGGAATTGAGATAACAGAAGCATTGCGACTACAGATGGAAGTTCAGAAGCGTCTGCATGAACAGCTTGAG ATTCAAAGAAATCTGCAGCTGCGTATAGAAGAACAAGGGCGATACCTCCAGGAGATGTTTGAGAAGCAGTGCAAGTCAATGCCTGGCGTGGACTTGGCTAAAGGCTCATCATCCACAGCAGATGATGCCTTTGCACAATTGTCAGATGCCGTTCAAAGTTCCTCCTGCAAAAATGATCCTGGAGTGTCGCAGGTTGATATTTCTAAAGAGGTTGATGAGAAGCAGAAAAAGCGGGAAAAAGAAGTTGGAGAGCCTGAGACAAATATAACCAGCACATTTGATTCACCACCTTCAAAGCGCTCTAAATTGGATGAATAA